In the genome of Oncorhynchus mykiss isolate Arlee chromosome 18, USDA_OmykA_1.1, whole genome shotgun sequence, one region contains:
- the LOC110495968 gene encoding junctional adhesion molecule B isoform X1, which yields MEKAPLFLPLVILLMQCLPIVPVTVSTTTPKVEVRENSDAVLSCGFRTEKEPNPRIEWKKKGTDVSFVYYEGQFRGAFAGRARIKGATVTLQRVTQKDAGEYRCEITAPHDTITLGETNITLTVLVPPHTPSCEIPSSALTGSMVQLRCLDQQSIPPATYSWYKDDKLLTPSRMANATYHLNPFTGILEFKTVARGDTGQYSCLASNKVGQSKMCEAKHMKIEDVNMAGVVAAVVVICLVIAICGFGGYYAHRNGYFRRHKGRSFWIPQCHGVAHISSQNLHRTEDKTNANYSPPPQDPADFKHTQSFML from the exons gCCTTCCCATTGTCCCTGTTACCGTGTCAACAACCACACCCAAGGTAGAGGTCCGTGAGAACTCTGATGCGGTTCTGAGCTGTGGTTTTCGGACCGAGAAGGAACCGAATCCTCGAATCGAGTGGAAGAAGAAAGGAACAGATGTATCATTTGTTTACTATGAGGGACAATTCAGAG GAGCCTTTGCGGGGCGTGCAAGGATCAAGGGGGCAACGGTGACCCTACAGAGGGTGACCCAGAAAGACGCGGGTGAATACCGCTGTGAGATCACTGCCCCTCATGACACCATCACCCTTGGGGAGACTAACATTACCCTCACAGTCTTGG TTCCCCCCCACACGCCATCCTGTGAGATCCCCAGCTCGGCCCTGACGGGCTCTATGGTGCAGCTGCGTTGTTTGGACCAGCAGAGCATCCCCCCAGCCACCTACTCCTGGTACAAAGACGACAAGCTGCTGACCCCCTCCCGCATGGCCAACGCCACCTACCACCTCAACCCATTCACCGGCATACTG GAGTTTAAGACGGTGGCGAGAGGCGACACGGGACAGTACAGCTGTCTGGCATCAAACAAAGTGGGGCAGTCCAAGATGTGTGAGGCTAAACACATGAAGATAG AGGATGTAAACATGGCAGGGGTCGTTGCTGCGGTCGTGGTCATCTGTCTGGTCATCGCCATTTGTGGCTTCGGAGGGTACTATGCACACCGTAATGGCTACTTCAGAA GACACAAAGGAAG gtcctTTTGGATCCCTCAGTGTCATGGTGTGGCCCACATCAGCAGCCAGAACCTCCATAGAACAGAAGACAA GACTAATGCCAACTACAGCCCACCGCCCCAAGAT CCTGCGGACTTCAAACACACCCAGTCTTTCATGCTGTGA
- the LOC110495969 gene encoding ATP synthase-coupling factor 6, mitochondrial, producing MALHKLFRLSSLFRSAVSLTLRRNIGLSAVLFNRAKDLDPIQKLFLDKIRDYSTKSKAAAGGIVDAGPSYEKGVSEEITKLQRLYGTGDLTKFPDFKFTEPQLQEVAK from the exons ATGGCGCTTCATAAACTATTCCGTCTGTCCTCGCTGTTCCGCTCCGCCGTGTCATTGACACTGCGCAGGAATATCGGCCTGTCTGCTGTTCTCTTCAACCGGGCCAAGGACTTGGACCCTATCCAGAAACTATTCCTAGATAAGATCCGCGACTACAGCACCAAGAGCAA ggcTGCAGCAGGTGGGATTGTTGATGCAGGCCCCTCTTACGAAAAGGGTGTCTCAGAGGAGATCACCAAACTACAGAGGTTATATGGGACCGGTGACCTCACCAAATTCCCTGACTTCAAATTTACAG AGCCCCAGCTGCAGGAAGTGGCCAAGTGA
- the LOC110495968 gene encoding junctional adhesion molecule B isoform X2, whose translation MEKAPLFLPLVILLMQCLPIVPVTVSTTTPKVEVRENSDAVLSCGFRTEKEPNPRIEWKKKGTDVSFVYYEGQFRGAFAGRARIKGATVTLQRVTQKDAGEYRCEITAPHDTITLGETNITLTVLVPPHTPSCEIPSSALTGSMVQLRCLDQQSIPPATYSWYKDDKLLTPSRMANATYHLNPFTGILEFKTVARGDTGQYSCLASNKVGQSKMCEAKHMKIEDVNMAGVVAAVVVICLVIAICGFGGYYAHRNGYFRRHKGRTNANYSPPPQDPADFKHTQSFML comes from the exons gCCTTCCCATTGTCCCTGTTACCGTGTCAACAACCACACCCAAGGTAGAGGTCCGTGAGAACTCTGATGCGGTTCTGAGCTGTGGTTTTCGGACCGAGAAGGAACCGAATCCTCGAATCGAGTGGAAGAAGAAAGGAACAGATGTATCATTTGTTTACTATGAGGGACAATTCAGAG GAGCCTTTGCGGGGCGTGCAAGGATCAAGGGGGCAACGGTGACCCTACAGAGGGTGACCCAGAAAGACGCGGGTGAATACCGCTGTGAGATCACTGCCCCTCATGACACCATCACCCTTGGGGAGACTAACATTACCCTCACAGTCTTGG TTCCCCCCCACACGCCATCCTGTGAGATCCCCAGCTCGGCCCTGACGGGCTCTATGGTGCAGCTGCGTTGTTTGGACCAGCAGAGCATCCCCCCAGCCACCTACTCCTGGTACAAAGACGACAAGCTGCTGACCCCCTCCCGCATGGCCAACGCCACCTACCACCTCAACCCATTCACCGGCATACTG GAGTTTAAGACGGTGGCGAGAGGCGACACGGGACAGTACAGCTGTCTGGCATCAAACAAAGTGGGGCAGTCCAAGATGTGTGAGGCTAAACACATGAAGATAG AGGATGTAAACATGGCAGGGGTCGTTGCTGCGGTCGTGGTCATCTGTCTGGTCATCGCCATTTGTGGCTTCGGAGGGTACTATGCACACCGTAATGGCTACTTCAGAA GACACAAAGGAAG GACTAATGCCAACTACAGCCCACCGCCCCAAGAT CCTGCGGACTTCAAACACACCCAGTCTTTCATGCTGTGA